In a genomic window of Nodosilinea sp. E11:
- a CDS encoding pentapeptide repeat-containing protein translates to MVSRSSLCRMFVATLMVLTLCLGWGSPAQATSYDRQNLRMSDWSNQDLRGNDYTRADMAEADMSHTNLRGVRLFDTTLARANMEGADMTEATLDGARFYQANLTNAILEGAYAFGTDFRGAIIDGADFTDVLLDPKVNTMLCEVAQGTNPVTGRNTRDTLYCP, encoded by the coding sequence ATGGTTAGTCGATCCAGCCTGTGTCGGATGTTTGTAGCCACGCTGATGGTGCTCACCCTTTGCCTGGGATGGGGCAGCCCCGCCCAAGCCACCAGCTACGATCGCCAAAACCTAAGAATGAGCGACTGGTCAAACCAAGACCTGCGCGGCAACGACTATACCCGTGCCGATATGGCCGAAGCCGACATGAGTCACACCAACCTGCGCGGCGTGCGGCTATTTGATACCACCCTGGCCCGCGCCAACATGGAAGGGGCCGATATGACCGAGGCTACTCTCGATGGAGCCCGCTTCTATCAGGCTAATCTCACCAACGCCATTCTGGAAGGGGCCTACGCCTTTGGCACTGACTTTCGGGGGGCAATCATCGACGGGGCCGATTTTACCGACGTGCTGCTCGACCCCAAAGTCAACACCATGCTGTGCGAGGTTGCTCAGGGCACCAATCCGGTAACCGGACGCAACACCCGCGATACTCTGTACTGCCCCTAG
- a CDS encoding arylamine N-acetyltransferase: MSLATPLAVADLEAYFQRIGHEGSHDPSLATLQGIHQRHPQAIAFENLSSFLGQPVELDLPSLVQKLVYGDRGGYCFEHNGLLRSVLTSLGFQVTGLGARVLWNLPPDTLTPRSHMVLLVDLEGEPYIADVGFGGLTLTAPLRLVPNLVQETPHERFRLIENHGLFTLQAQIGPDWKSLYQFDLQAQYPCDYGVSNWHVSTHPNSIFVNHLIAARVERDRRYGLRNTELATHFLTGVTEKRPIASASELETVLSDIFQLKLPKNRDFSHLFRD; the protein is encoded by the coding sequence ATGTCCCTGGCTACTCCCCTTGCTGTCGCTGACCTTGAGGCCTATTTTCAACGCATTGGCCACGAGGGTTCCCACGATCCTAGTCTGGCCACTCTGCAAGGCATTCACCAGCGCCATCCCCAGGCAATCGCCTTTGAAAATCTCAGCTCGTTTCTGGGTCAGCCGGTAGAGCTAGACCTGCCCTCGCTGGTGCAAAAGCTGGTTTACGGCGATCGCGGCGGTTACTGCTTTGAGCACAATGGGCTGCTGCGATCGGTCTTAACCAGCCTGGGATTTCAGGTTACGGGCCTAGGGGCGCGAGTGCTGTGGAACTTGCCTCCCGATACGCTGACCCCTCGCAGCCACATGGTGCTGCTGGTAGATCTAGAGGGGGAGCCCTATATCGCCGATGTAGGGTTTGGGGGGCTAACGCTAACCGCCCCGCTGCGGCTGGTGCCAAATCTGGTGCAGGAGACCCCCCACGAGCGCTTTCGTCTGATTGAGAACCATGGCCTATTTACACTCCAGGCGCAGATCGGCCCAGACTGGAAATCTCTATACCAGTTCGATTTGCAAGCTCAGTACCCCTGCGACTATGGAGTGAGCAACTGGCATGTCTCTACCCACCCCAACTCAATCTTTGTCAATCACCTGATCGCGGCCCGGGTTGAGCGCGATCGCCGTTACGGCCTGCGCAATACCGAACTAGCCACCCATTTTCTGACCGGAGTGACTGAAAAGCGCCCGATCGCCTCGGCGAGTGAGCTAGAAACCGTGCTGAGTGATATTTTTCAGCTAAAGCTGCCCAAAAACCGAGATTTTAGTCACTTGTTTAGAGACTAG
- the cysS gene encoding cysteine--tRNA ligase, protein MSVVLYNTLTRKKEPLKTLESGRVKIYCCGVTVYDYSHLGHARSSIAWDTVRRYLLWRGYDVRYVQNFTDIDDKILNRAKAENSTMQTVAERYTQAYLEDIARLNVMEADEYTYATKTLDGIQRLIGELESKGYAYPANGDVYYSVRKFDGYGKLSGRKLDDMQAGASGRVAAEEAIKQDPFDFALWKGAKEGEPFWESPWGPGRPGWHIECSAMIRDRLGDTIDIHVGGSDLVFPHHENEIAQSEAVTGHPLSRYWMHNGMVNVGGEKMSKSLGNFTTIRDLLDGPSAPDPMAVRLFLLQGNYRKPVDFTDEAIAAAQTSWGTVKDGLLFGYEFGAKLGWADTSDSAFGDPAAMRIDRESDPVQAFQTAMDDDFNTAGGLAVLFDLAKDLRRAGNLITHTGEADTASDTLRQQWQTLVCLAQVLGLEAQPKAETSTQGGLSDSAIEALLTQRREARATKNFAEGDRIRDLLQSEGITLIDKPGGVTEWHR, encoded by the coding sequence ATGAGCGTCGTTCTCTACAACACCCTGACCCGCAAAAAAGAGCCCCTCAAAACCCTGGAATCGGGGCGGGTCAAGATCTACTGCTGCGGCGTCACGGTGTACGACTACTCGCACCTGGGCCACGCCCGCAGTTCCATCGCCTGGGATACGGTGCGGCGCTACCTGCTGTGGCGGGGCTACGATGTGCGCTACGTGCAGAACTTTACCGATATCGACGATAAAATTCTTAACCGCGCCAAGGCCGAAAATTCCACCATGCAGACCGTGGCGGAGCGCTATACCCAGGCGTATCTCGAAGATATCGCCCGCCTCAATGTCATGGAGGCGGACGAGTACACCTACGCCACCAAAACCCTGGACGGCATTCAGCGGCTGATTGGCGAGTTAGAAAGTAAAGGCTATGCCTACCCCGCTAACGGCGATGTGTATTACTCCGTGCGGAAGTTTGACGGTTACGGCAAGCTGTCGGGGCGCAAGCTCGACGACATGCAGGCCGGGGCCAGTGGGCGGGTGGCGGCAGAAGAGGCCATCAAGCAGGACCCCTTCGACTTTGCCCTGTGGAAGGGAGCCAAGGAAGGGGAACCCTTCTGGGAGTCGCCCTGGGGGCCGGGCCGACCGGGCTGGCACATCGAGTGCTCGGCCATGATTCGCGATCGCCTTGGCGACACCATCGATATCCATGTGGGTGGCAGCGACCTGGTGTTTCCCCACCACGAAAACGAGATCGCCCAGTCTGAAGCGGTGACCGGCCACCCCCTCTCCCGCTACTGGATGCACAACGGCATGGTGAATGTGGGTGGCGAGAAGATGTCGAAATCACTCGGCAATTTCACCACCATTCGCGACTTGCTGGATGGGCCAAGCGCCCCTGACCCGATGGCGGTGCGGCTGTTTTTGCTGCAAGGCAACTACCGCAAACCGGTTGACTTTACCGATGAGGCGATCGCCGCTGCCCAGACCAGCTGGGGTACTGTGAAGGATGGATTGCTGTTTGGATACGAGTTTGGAGCTAAGCTGGGCTGGGCCGATACTTCAGATTCTGCCTTTGGGGATCCGGCTGCCATGCGGATTGACCGGGAAAGCGACCCCGTCCAAGCCTTTCAAACTGCTATGGATGATGACTTTAACACCGCTGGCGGGCTGGCGGTGCTGTTTGACCTGGCCAAAGATCTGCGCCGCGCGGGCAACCTGATCACCCATACGGGTGAGGCTGACACCGCCAGCGATACCCTGCGTCAGCAGTGGCAAACCTTGGTGTGCCTAGCCCAGGTACTGGGACTGGAAGCCCAGCCCAAAGCTGAGACATCCACCCAGGGCGGGCTGTCGGACAGCGCCATCGAAGCGCTGCTGACCCAGCGGCGCGAAGCCCGGGCGACGAAAAATTTTGCGGAGGGCGATCGCATTCGCGACCTGCTCCAGTCTGAAGGTATTACCCTGATCGACAAACCCGGCGGCGTCACCGAGTGGCATCGCTAG
- a CDS encoding diguanylate cyclase domain-containing protein codes for MHNLSNASLVNPDSPAKVNVLLVDDLPENLKILTELLSELGYTVRSAISGRRAIKTAKLKRPDIILLDIKMPEMDGYQVCRSFKSDPDLRNIPILFISALDDAFDKVKAFQSGGVDYITKPFQIEEVVARLETHLTIQKQQRILQIEIAKRQQTELALQEKNQQLQEANYKLELLANLDGLTQIANRRRFDDYLTLEWQRHQREQNSLALLLIDIDYFKRYNDRHGHQVGDTCLIQVAQAIAKVPQRPTDLVARYGGEEFAVVLSNTFREGALRVAVAIQRAIAALEIPHGDSDISDDITLSIGVASLVPAWGQTPETIIAKADTALYTAKKQGRNQVIA; via the coding sequence ATGCACAACTTGAGCAATGCATCTTTAGTGAATCCTGACTCACCAGCAAAAGTCAACGTTTTACTGGTAGATGATCTGCCAGAAAATTTAAAGATACTGACCGAACTCCTCTCTGAGCTCGGTTATACGGTGCGTAGCGCTATCAGCGGCAGAAGAGCGATTAAGACCGCAAAGTTGAAGCGTCCAGACATCATCTTGCTAGATATCAAAATGCCAGAAATGGATGGATACCAAGTTTGTCGATCCTTTAAATCTGACCCCGATCTTCGCAATATTCCTATTCTATTCATCAGTGCCTTAGACGATGCTTTTGATAAAGTGAAAGCTTTTCAGTCGGGTGGCGTAGACTATATCACCAAGCCTTTTCAGATTGAAGAAGTCGTAGCCCGGCTAGAAACTCACTTGACCATTCAGAAGCAACAGAGAATTTTGCAAATTGAAATTGCCAAGCGTCAGCAAACTGAACTTGCTCTGCAAGAGAAAAATCAGCAATTACAGGAAGCAAACTATAAGTTGGAATTATTGGCAAACTTGGATGGCTTAACCCAGATTGCCAACCGCCGTCGTTTTGATGACTATTTAACCTTGGAATGGCAACGACACCAGCGAGAACAAAATTCTCTCGCTTTATTGCTAATTGATATTGACTATTTTAAGCGCTACAACGACAGACATGGCCACCAAGTCGGCGATACCTGTTTGATTCAAGTGGCTCAGGCGATCGCTAAAGTTCCGCAACGACCAACCGATCTGGTTGCTCGTTATGGCGGTGAAGAGTTCGCTGTAGTTTTGAGCAATACCTTTAGAGAAGGCGCGTTAAGAGTCGCAGTCGCGATCCAGCGGGCGATCGCAGCGCTCGAAATTCCCCATGGCGACTCCGATATAAGCGATGACATTACGCTGAGTATAGGGGTTGCGAGCCTAGTGCCAGCCTGGGGGCAAACTCCAGAAACAATTATTGCCAAAGCAGATACAGCTCTGTATACCGCTAAAAAACAAGGCCGCAACCAGGTGATCGCCTAG
- a CDS encoding cobyrinate a,c-diamide synthase, whose amino-acid sequence MTTTISPGGLVIAGERSGVGKTTVTLSLLAALAQKSARVQSFKVGPDYIDPMFHQRATGRPCYNLDPVLTSEAYVRHCFAQRCHDAEFALVEGVMGLFDGASGLSDVASTAHVARLLNLPILLVVDCSRLSRSVLAIIHGYRTLDPHVRLAGVVLNRVGSDRHLDLLTDALSTIDLPILGVLRRHQAIALPDRHLGLVPTAELPQLPAILDRLADLGHSSFDWAALMPLLSTPSVSPPSPSLPLPFQPQPHSLTRPRLAVAQDAAFSFYYPDNLDLLTTLGADLIPWSPLKDEAPPEGIDGLYFGGGFPEMFAAELAANQPLRTRLKTLLHQGLPTYAECGGLMYLATTLVDLDATAWPMVGVLPTTVRMTSKLTLGYRQATSQQTSFLMSANQQVWGHEFHRSQTETKPEQPVFHLSRYGATSSHAQDGWHLHQVHASYLHLHWGGCPAVARALVTACRQHHQRQDQNNSKTLKQ is encoded by the coding sequence GTGACGACAACTATTTCCCCTGGCGGGCTGGTGATTGCAGGCGAACGCAGCGGCGTTGGCAAAACCACGGTTACCCTGTCTCTGCTGGCCGCCCTAGCCCAAAAATCTGCCCGTGTACAGTCGTTCAAGGTGGGGCCAGACTACATCGACCCGATGTTTCACCAACGGGCTACGGGCCGCCCCTGCTACAACCTCGATCCTGTTCTCACCTCTGAAGCCTACGTGCGGCATTGCTTTGCCCAGCGCTGTCACGATGCCGAGTTTGCCTTGGTGGAAGGGGTGATGGGCCTATTTGACGGTGCATCGGGCCTATCTGACGTAGCCAGCACCGCCCACGTGGCTCGCCTTCTCAATCTGCCGATACTGCTGGTCGTCGATTGCAGTCGCCTATCGCGATCGGTGTTAGCTATTATTCATGGCTACCGCACGTTAGATCCTCACGTGCGTCTGGCGGGGGTAGTGCTCAACCGGGTGGGTAGCGATCGCCATCTAGACCTGCTTACCGACGCCCTCTCCACCATCGATCTGCCCATTCTGGGAGTATTGCGGCGACACCAGGCGATCGCTCTCCCCGATCGCCACCTGGGCCTCGTACCTACCGCTGAACTGCCCCAACTGCCCGCCATTCTTGATCGCTTAGCCGACCTCGGCCACAGCAGCTTCGACTGGGCGGCGCTAATGCCCCTGCTGTCTACCCCGTCTGTTTCTCCCCCTTCTCCCTCTCTCCCGTTACCCTTTCAACCACAGCCGCACTCACTCACCCGCCCCCGCCTGGCCGTCGCCCAAGATGCCGCCTTTAGTTTTTACTACCCCGACAACCTTGACCTGCTTACCACCCTGGGGGCCGATCTGATTCCCTGGAGCCCTTTGAAGGATGAAGCCCCACCCGAAGGCATCGACGGTTTGTACTTTGGCGGCGGGTTTCCAGAAATGTTTGCCGCCGAGCTAGCCGCCAATCAGCCCCTGCGAACCCGACTCAAAACTTTGCTGCACCAGGGTTTGCCCACCTACGCCGAGTGCGGGGGGCTGATGTATTTGGCCACCACCCTAGTCGATCTCGACGCCACCGCCTGGCCGATGGTGGGGGTGCTGCCAACCACCGTGCGCATGACCAGCAAACTTACCCTGGGCTACCGTCAAGCTACGTCCCAACAGACCAGCTTCCTGATGTCGGCTAATCAACAGGTGTGGGGGCACGAGTTTCACCGTTCTCAGACTGAAACCAAGCCAGAGCAACCGGTTTTTCATCTCAGTCGCTACGGTGCCACCTCGTCCCACGCCCAAGACGGCTGGCACCTGCATCAGGTCCATGCCTCTTACCTGCACCTACATTGGGGCGGCTGCCCCGCCGTAGCCCGCGCCTTGGTTACGGCCTGCCGTCAGCACCACCAGAGGCAAGACCAAAACAACAGTAAAACGCTCAAACAATAG
- the petG gene encoding cytochrome b6-f complex subunit V — protein sequence MVEPLLSGIVLGLIPVTLAGLFVAAYMQYRRGNQFDL from the coding sequence GTGGTTGAGCCGTTACTGAGTGGCATCGTTCTAGGGCTTATTCCTGTTACCCTGGCTGGGCTGTTTGTGGCCGCCTATATGCAATATCGTCGTGGCAACCAGTTTGACCTGTAG
- a CDS encoding FGGY-family carbohydrate kinase, with product MNILPLALGIDFGTSGVRAAVVTPQRHLCWQYRQGYPDLPAPDNWRQALFALMEAIPQSVAQQLGRIAIDGTSATVLLCDRAGAPLTPPLLYNQACQAALATVKALAPAHSPAASATSSLAKLIGWHQTLPPHLWQQATYLLHQADWLGAQLHGQWGLSDYHNSLKLGYDVGLLRYPDWMLNQPWSRLLPQVVPPGEVVGRVTAAIAQQFGLSPQCQVVAGTTDSIAAFLASGASAPGDGVTSLGSTLVIKLLSTHRVDAAEYGIYSHRFGEHWLVGGASNSGGAVLEAFFERAALVTLSQRLDPATPPDLNYYPLVRPGERFPVNDPDLAPRLSPRPTNDETFLHGLLLGISRIEQRGYDLLAQRGASPLRQIYTAGGGAANETWRQIRAGLMPVPIKNAASVEAAVGSAYLALGLL from the coding sequence GTGAACATCCTCCCCCTGGCATTGGGTATCGACTTTGGCACCTCTGGGGTGCGTGCCGCTGTGGTCACTCCGCAGCGGCATCTTTGTTGGCAGTATCGGCAGGGCTATCCTGACTTACCAGCTCCAGACAACTGGCGACAGGCATTGTTTGCGCTGATGGAGGCTATCCCTCAGTCGGTGGCTCAGCAGCTGGGCCGCATTGCCATCGATGGCACCTCGGCTACGGTGTTGCTGTGCGATCGCGCCGGAGCCCCCCTAACGCCTCCACTGCTCTACAATCAAGCCTGTCAGGCCGCGCTAGCAACGGTCAAAGCCCTCGCCCCCGCTCACAGCCCCGCCGCCAGCGCCACCTCTAGCCTGGCCAAGCTGATAGGGTGGCATCAGACACTGCCGCCCCACCTCTGGCAGCAGGCCACCTACCTGCTGCATCAGGCCGATTGGCTAGGGGCTCAGCTCCACGGCCAGTGGGGGCTGAGTGACTACCACAACAGTCTCAAGCTGGGTTACGACGTGGGCCTCTTGCGCTATCCCGACTGGATGCTGAATCAGCCCTGGAGTCGGCTGCTGCCTCAGGTGGTTCCTCCAGGGGAGGTAGTGGGTCGGGTGACGGCTGCGATCGCCCAGCAGTTTGGGCTGTCGCCCCAGTGCCAAGTCGTGGCCGGCACCACCGACAGCATTGCCGCCTTTCTAGCGAGCGGAGCCAGTGCCCCAGGTGATGGCGTCACCTCCCTGGGGTCAACCCTGGTGATCAAGCTCCTGAGCACCCACCGCGTCGATGCAGCAGAATACGGCATTTATAGCCACCGCTTCGGGGAGCACTGGCTGGTGGGTGGGGCCTCTAACAGTGGCGGTGCCGTGCTTGAAGCTTTCTTTGAGCGAGCGGCCCTGGTCACCCTGAGCCAGCGTCTCGACCCGGCAACGCCCCCCGACCTGAATTACTATCCCCTGGTGCGGCCCGGTGAGCGCTTTCCTGTCAACGATCCTGATCTAGCTCCTCGCCTCAGCCCCCGCCCTACGAATGATGAGACCTTTTTGCACGGCCTGCTGCTGGGCATTTCCCGTATAGAGCAGCGAGGCTACGACCTACTGGCTCAGCGGGGGGCATCGCCGCTGCGGCAAATCTATACCGCCGGCGGTGGTGCGGCCAACGAAACCTGGCGACAGATTCGGGCTGGCCTGATGCCGGTACCCATTAAAAACGCCGCCTCAGTTGAGGCGGCGGTGGGTAGTGCTTACCTAGCACTGGGGCTGCTTTAG
- the apcB gene encoding allophycocyanin subunit beta, protein MRDAVTTLIRTYDNTGRYFDNNALDSIKSYFDSGLDRIKAAAVISANAAGIVKEAGVTLFAQVPELIRPGGNAYTTRRYAACLRDMDYYLRYSSYALVAGNPDVLDERVLTGLRETYNSLGVPIAPTVMGIQLMKDIVKAKVQEAGVADPAVVDFPFDYMTRSLSEISI, encoded by the coding sequence ATGCGGGACGCTGTCACCACGCTCATTAGAACCTACGACAACACCGGGCGCTACTTCGATAACAACGCCCTTGACTCAATTAAGTCCTACTTTGATAGCGGCCTCGATCGCATTAAGGCAGCGGCGGTCATTAGCGCTAACGCCGCTGGCATTGTTAAAGAAGCAGGGGTCACCCTGTTTGCCCAAGTGCCCGAGCTAATTCGCCCCGGCGGCAACGCCTACACCACCCGCCGCTACGCCGCCTGCCTGCGCGATATGGACTACTACCTGCGCTACAGCAGCTACGCGCTAGTGGCGGGCAACCCCGATGTGCTCGACGAGCGGGTGCTGACGGGGCTACGGGAGACCTACAACTCCCTGGGTGTTCCCATTGCTCCGACGGTGATGGGCATTCAACTGATGAAGGATATTGTGAAGGCTAAGGTGCAAGAGGCTGGGGTTGCCGACCCTGCTGTCGTCGATTTTCCCTTCGACTATATGACCCGATCGCTGAGTGAAATCAGCATCTAG
- the glnA gene encoding type I glutamate--ammonia ligase, translating to MATPADILKWIEDDGIELIDLKFIDMPGIWQHLTLHKSQIDESSFTDGVAFDGSSIRGWKAINESDMMMVPDPDTAWLDPFMAEPTLSMICTIKEPRTGELYARCPRAIATKAIEYLKSTGLGDTAFFGPEAEFFIFDDVRFDQNEHSAYYYVDSVEGRWNTGREEVGGNLGYKPRYKEGYFPVAPTDTSQDMRSEMLLTMAKLGVPIEKHHHEVATGGQCELGIRFGRLIEAADWLMIYKYCIKNVAKKWGKTVTFMPKPLFNDNGSGMHTHQSIWNNGEPLFAGDQYAGLSQMALWYIGGILKHAPALLALTNPTTNSYKRLVPGFEAPVNLAYSQGNRSASVRIPLSGDNPKAKRLEFRCPDATSNPYLAFAAMLCAGIDGIKNQIDPGDPLDVDIYDLSPEELAKIPSTPGSLLDALKALEADHSFLTSTGVFTEDFISNWIEYKLDNEVNPMRLRPHPYELALYYDC from the coding sequence ATGGCAACCCCCGCAGACATCCTGAAATGGATTGAGGATGACGGCATTGAGTTAATCGATCTGAAATTTATTGACATGCCCGGTATCTGGCAGCACCTCACCCTGCACAAGAGCCAGATTGACGAGAGCAGCTTTACCGATGGGGTAGCCTTTGACGGCTCCAGCATTCGCGGCTGGAAGGCGATCAACGAGTCTGACATGATGATGGTGCCCGACCCCGACACCGCCTGGCTCGACCCCTTCATGGCAGAGCCAACTCTGAGCATGATCTGCACCATTAAAGAGCCTCGCACTGGCGAGCTGTACGCCCGCTGCCCTCGGGCGATCGCCACCAAGGCAATTGAGTACCTCAAATCCACTGGTCTGGGCGATACCGCCTTCTTTGGCCCTGAGGCAGAATTCTTCATCTTTGACGACGTGCGCTTCGACCAAAACGAGCACTCGGCCTACTACTACGTCGATAGCGTTGAGGGGCGTTGGAACACCGGTCGCGAAGAAGTGGGCGGCAACCTGGGCTACAAACCCCGCTACAAAGAGGGCTACTTCCCCGTCGCCCCTACCGACACCTCCCAGGACATGCGCAGCGAAATGCTGCTGACCATGGCCAAGCTGGGCGTACCCATCGAGAAGCACCACCACGAAGTGGCTACCGGTGGCCAGTGCGAACTGGGCATCCGCTTTGGGCGGCTGATCGAAGCTGCCGACTGGCTGATGATCTACAAGTACTGCATTAAGAACGTCGCCAAGAAGTGGGGCAAGACTGTCACCTTCATGCCCAAACCGCTGTTTAACGACAACGGCTCTGGCATGCACACCCACCAGTCGATCTGGAACAATGGGGAGCCTCTGTTTGCAGGCGACCAGTACGCCGGTCTGAGCCAAATGGCCCTGTGGTACATCGGTGGCATTCTCAAGCACGCCCCTGCCCTGCTGGCGCTGACCAACCCCACCACCAACTCCTACAAGCGCCTGGTGCCCGGCTTTGAAGCGCCGGTGAACCTGGCCTACTCCCAGGGCAACCGCTCGGCTTCGGTGCGAATTCCTCTCTCCGGCGATAACCCCAAGGCTAAGCGCCTAGAGTTCCGCTGCCCCGATGCTACCTCCAACCCCTACCTGGCCTTTGCAGCGATGCTCTGCGCCGGTATCGACGGCATCAAAAACCAGATCGACCCCGGCGACCCGCTGGATGTAGACATCTATGATCTCAGCCCCGAAGAGCTGGCGAAGATTCCCTCTACCCCCGGATCGCTGCTCGATGCCCTCAAGGCCCTGGAAGCTGACCATAGCTTCTTGACCAGCACCGGCGTGTTCACCGAAGACTTCATCAGCAACTGGATCGAGTACAAGCTCGACAACGAAGTCAACCCCATGCGCCTGCGGCCCCACCCCTACGAGCTGGCGCTCTACTACGACTGCTAA
- a CDS encoding universal stress protein — translation MITRLEATLGRSDLASSMVLLARPKKVNLTSNPDEQTISFVVGYSGSAHSQAALDLALCVAHQTRLAKPNPVMVHVVYVVDKSRPRTIANADRILWQARCLASEWRGSLDAHLRIGEVATELSTVAREMDAEVLMLGCHTAKHQLVRRLADHTPCSVLGLPQ, via the coding sequence ATGATCACGCGCCTTGAGGCTACCCTCGGGCGCTCTGATTTGGCCTCAAGTATGGTGCTCTTGGCTCGGCCTAAAAAGGTTAATTTAACCTCAAACCCAGATGAGCAAACCATCAGCTTTGTGGTGGGGTACAGCGGCTCTGCCCATAGCCAAGCGGCCCTAGATTTAGCCCTGTGCGTTGCCCACCAGACACGCCTAGCCAAGCCCAACCCGGTTATGGTGCATGTGGTTTATGTGGTCGATAAAAGTCGCCCTAGAACCATTGCTAACGCCGATCGCATTCTTTGGCAAGCCCGCTGTCTGGCCAGCGAGTGGCGAGGGTCCCTCGATGCCCACCTGAGAATTGGTGAAGTGGCCACTGAGTTGAGCACGGTGGCCCGAGAAATGGATGCCGAGGTGCTGATGCTGGGCTGTCACACCGCTAAGCACCAGCTAGTGCGGCGATTGGCCGATCACACGCCCTGTTCTGTACTAGGCCTGCCTCAGTAA
- a CDS encoding aldo/keto reductase yields the protein MPPITDLQTITLGPNGPTVPALGVGTWAWGDSLFWDYGKAYGDSDLQAAFEAALDAGLTLFDTAEIYGFGQSERLLGRFMQQRPQQTGSQAVIATKYFPLPWRFSQQSVVEALTASLDRLQVASVALYQVHWPLDFLLSQKDLMAALAAEVQRGRIGAVGVSNYSATQMRAAHRYLADQGVPLAVNQVQYSLLHRQIETNGVMATARELGIAILAYSPLAQGLLTGKYTPTADLKPTGARWLNPRFSQSGLTKLMPVIEALKTIGEKNDRTPAQVALNWLVGQGNVMPIPGAKTARQAAQNAGALGWALSPEDQAQLAELTQDYS from the coding sequence ATGCCCCCCATTACTGACCTGCAAACCATCACGCTCGGACCGAATGGGCCAACCGTGCCCGCTCTAGGAGTCGGCACCTGGGCCTGGGGTGACTCTCTGTTTTGGGACTATGGCAAGGCCTACGGTGATAGTGACTTGCAAGCGGCCTTCGAGGCTGCCCTCGACGCGGGGCTAACCCTGTTCGACACCGCTGAAATCTATGGATTTGGGCAGTCGGAACGTCTGCTGGGGCGCTTTATGCAGCAGCGCCCCCAGCAGACAGGTTCGCAGGCCGTGATCGCGACCAAATATTTTCCGCTGCCCTGGCGCTTCTCCCAGCAATCGGTGGTGGAGGCCTTAACGGCTAGCCTCGATCGCCTTCAGGTGGCCTCGGTAGCCCTGTACCAAGTGCACTGGCCACTCGATTTTTTGCTCAGCCAAAAAGATTTGATGGCGGCCTTGGCGGCAGAGGTGCAGCGGGGTCGCATTGGCGCGGTAGGGGTAAGTAATTACTCGGCTACGCAAATGCGCGCAGCCCATCGCTACCTGGCTGACCAGGGCGTGCCGTTGGCCGTCAACCAGGTGCAATATTCTTTACTCCATCGCCAGATCGAAACCAACGGCGTCATGGCCACTGCGCGGGAGTTAGGAATCGCAATTTTGGCCTATAGTCCCCTCGCTCAAGGGCTACTCACCGGCAAATATACCCCCACAGCCGATCTGAAACCGACCGGGGCTCGTTGGCTAAATCCCCGCTTTAGTCAGAGTGGTTTGACCAAGCTAATGCCTGTGATCGAGGCGTTAAAAACGATTGGAGAAAAAAACGATCGCACTCCAGCCCAGGTAGCCCTGAACTGGTTAGTGGGCCAGGGGAATGTTATGCCCATTCCGGGCGCTAAAACCGCTCGCCAGGCTGCACAGAATGCCGGTGCCCTAGGCTGGGCGCTCAGCCCCGAAGACCAGGCCCAGCTGGCCGAACTCACCCAAGACTACAGCTAA
- a CDS encoding peroxiredoxin yields MNRRSLLRVALGLCLAWLSWFIYPASALALGGAQIPLGEPAPEFTLPTNAGDGEIALADFRNQWVVLYFYPRDFTSGCTIEAQRFQRDIAEYQARHAQIIGISADSVESHAEFCDAEGLEFPLLSDPKGKVSKAYGSWLGAMSLRHTYIIGPDGTMRSRFLGVQPVIHSQEVLAELDALQRGA; encoded by the coding sequence ATGAATCGCCGCTCTTTGCTCCGGGTCGCCCTAGGCCTTTGCCTGGCCTGGCTTAGCTGGTTTATCTATCCGGCTTCGGCCTTGGCCTTAGGCGGTGCTCAAATTCCTTTAGGAGAGCCTGCCCCCGAGTTTACTCTGCCCACCAATGCGGGCGACGGCGAAATTGCCCTGGCCGATTTTCGCAACCAGTGGGTGGTGCTGTACTTTTACCCCCGCGACTTTACCTCCGGCTGCACCATTGAGGCTCAGCGGTTTCAGCGCGATATCGCTGAGTACCAGGCCCGCCATGCCCAAATTATTGGCATCAGCGCCGACAGTGTCGAGTCTCACGCCGAGTTTTGCGATGCCGAGGGGCTCGAATTCCCGCTGCTGTCTGATCCTAAGGGCAAGGTGAGCAAGGCCTATGGCTCTTGGTTAGGGGCGATGTCGCTGCGACACACCTACATCATTGGTCCCGATGGCACAATGCGATCGCGCTTTTTAGGGGTGCAGCCGGTGATTCACAGCCAGGAGGTGTTGGCCGAGTTAGATGCGTTGCAGCGAGGGGCCTAG